Part of the Paenibacillus sp. FSL R7-0273 genome is shown below.
GTTTGGACGGAGCCTTTGAGCTGACCCACCGTCAGGCGGAGTCTCATAATATGCCGGTCTTCCACCTCCATTCTACCTATGAAATATACTATTTGCTGTCCGGCAAAAGAGAGTTCTTCATCCGTGACCGGACAATGGAGATTCAGGAGGGGGAGGTGATGATCGTGTCTCCCCATGTGCTTCACCGCACGACGAATGCAGCAGAGCCCCAGCATGAACGGCTGATCGTTAACATCCGCAGGGATCTGATGTTGCCTGGCGGGGAGGGCGGCAGGGAAGTATTTGCTCCGCTGCTGGGGACGGACTACCGGATTGTCCGGTGCAGCATGCAGGAGCGGCTGTATACCGATGAGCTGGCCAGAAGAATCATCGGCGAGGTTCAGCGGGGGGAGCCGGGATTTGAGCTGTTTGTGCTTACGCTTATTCAGCAGCTGATCTTGTTCAGCTGCCGCAGAATGACAGGAGACGATGAGGAGCCGGCTGAATACCCCAGCCCGATGCATGAACGGATGTCCGGCGTGGTCCGGTACATCAATGAGAATTACATGGAGAAGCTGTCGCTGCAGCTGCTTGCGGAACGCTTTTTCATCAGCCCGTATTATTTGAGCGTGTGCTTCAAGAAGGCTACGGGCTTTACTTTTGTGGAATACGTTAATAGTGTACGGGTAAAGGAGTCCATCAGGCTTTTGGCAGAAACCGGTTTGCCTGCTCATTTAATTGCGCGCAAGGTCGGATTCGGCAGTGTGAGCCACTTCGGCAGAGTCTTCCGGCAGGTGACCGGTCAGCCGCCGTTATTTTACCGGAAGCTGCCTTGAACGGGTAAGCGTGTTAATAACATCGCAAGATATAAGAAGGATTACGCCTTTTCCGCAAAAAATGAGCAGATTGCTGTGTTACTATCGGGTTGAAAAGGAATTGAATCCGAGGAGGAGCACCGCTCATGACCGAAAAAACAGCACTAACCCCTATAGGCTGGGGAGAAAAAGCCTGTGAGGCGCTGATGCACGAATTTGAACCGGAGCAACTGCCGCCGAACTATTTTCACTATCATCAGGGCGTATTTCTGTCAGGTATGGAGAAGGTGTGGCAGCAGACCGGCGAACGTAAGTATTTTGACTATATCAAGCGTTGGGTAGATTCCCAGGTGCAGCCGGACGGCAGCATTAAGGAGTTCCACCGTGAGCAGCTGGATGATATCCAGCCGGGTGTGCTGCTGTTCAATCTGTATAAGGAAACGGGAGACGAACGCTACAAAAAGGCGCTGTTCACTCTGGTCCCGCTGCTGAAAAGCTGGGAGGTTAACGAGGAGGGCGGCTTTTGGCATAAAGGCCATTATCCTAACCAGATGTGGCTGGACGGGCTTTATATGGCAGGTCCGATTGCTGCCATGTTTGCAAAGACCTTCGACCAGCCGGAGTACACCGACATGATGACGTTCCAGGCGCTGCTTGTGCATGAGCATACCTATGATGAAGCAACGGGCCTGCTGTTTCACGGCTGGGACGCCAGCAAAAAGGCCGCATGGGCTGATCCCGTGACAGGCCGTGCACCGGAGTTCTGGGGACGGGCCATCGGCTGGTATCCTGTCGCGCTGCTGGAAATGTTCGAATATATGCCTGAGGACCATAAGGACAAGACACGGCTGGCGGAGATTACGAAGGACCTGCTGATTGCCCTGACCAAATTCCAGGACCCGGCCACAGGACTGTGGTATCAGGTGACGGATAAGACTGACCGTCCGGACAACTGGCTGGAAAATTCCTGCACCGCCCTTTATGTACATGCAATTGCCAAGGCTGTCCGCTTCGGCTACCTCGATGAAAGCTACATGGAGTATGCGTGGAAAGGGTATCAGGGGGTAATCGACACCCTGAAGTTTGATGATGAGGGTTATGTGCGTATTGGCAACATCTGCATCGGAACCGGCATCGGCGGCTATGAGCACTACATCGCCCGCCCGACCAGCGAAAATGATCTGCACGGCGTAGGTGGCTTCCTGCTGATGTGCGCGGAGATGAATCTGGCTGAAGCAAAGAGCTAACCGGTTATTGCTTTACATTCCCCGCGGAGAACTATATAATAGCTTTAATTGTATACGCAGTAAACCGGAGGAGCCTGCCAACAGCGGGCTCTTTTTGTGTTGCTTTTCTGGTAAAAATTTACTTTAAGGGAGGCCGTGCGGTGGAAATAAGCAAGGAGAGCATTATGGTCTGTGTACATTATGGTCCCCACGGGCAAAGGCTGATTCAGCGGGGCAGCCAATTGGCAGGGCTGCTTCAGGCGCCGTTAATTGTACTTACAGTGGGCGCACTGGGAGACAATGAATACAACCGGGAGAAGCAGCAATATCTTTCAGGCTGGAAGAGCCTTACAGAAGCTGCCGGTGGACAGTTTGTTATCCGTGACGGCAACGGCAAGAGCGTGTCTGAGGTCATTGCGGATACGGCGCGCGAGAACCGCATTACGCAGATTATAATCGGGCAATCAGGTCAGACCTTTTGGGAAGGACTTACCCGGGGGAATTTTATCAATGACCTGCTGGAGCTGCTGGGCCCGATTGATCTTCATATTGTGGCTGTGCAGCGTTATCCTGAATTGCTTGAGCAAACGCATGAGAGAGGGGTTAAGGCTTATCTTGCATTAAGCAAAGACCGTTATGTCCTCGCAGAAAGTGCTGAAGACAGCAATGTCAATGTTTTGAAGGGTGTCTTCTTCCGCGAGCTTCACACCGACTTTAACACCGGATTGTTTAAAATCGTCACAGACGGTGAGGCGCAGTATTTGCGGATTGTGCAAAATGAATGGGTGAAGCCGCACTAAGCTAAACTATCACAAAAGGAGGGCTGCTGAGCCGTGTTGTTCACTATTATTTTGCTTCCGTTTTTATTGGCGTTACTGCTGCTGCTGATTAACAAGAGCTCCCGCTTTCATTTAGGCTGGCTCGTTCTGCCACTGCCGGCGGCTCTTTTTATCTATTTCCTGACGAAGATTCCACCTGTTCAGGCAGGGCAGCTTCTAAAGGACAGCTATTCATGGATGCCTTCCTTCGGGGTGGATTTAACCATGATTCTGGATGGACTCAGTCTGCTCTTTGTCCTGCTGATTACCGGGATGGGTACACTGGTTATTCTGTATTCCATCTATTATCTGAATAAGCAGACGGAGGGTATCCGCCAGTTCTATGTTTATCTGCTGCTGTTCATGGGGGCAATGCTGGGTGTCGTGCTGTCGGATAATCTGATTGTCCTTTACGGATTCTGGGAGCTTACCAGCATATCCTCATTCCTGCTGATCGCGTTCTGGCACCGCCGGGAAAAATCCTCCTACGGGGCGCTCAAGTCAATGCTGATTACCGTATTCGGCGGACTGGCGATGTTTGCCGGCTTCAATCTGCTGTATGTAATGACCGGCACTTACAGCATCCGTGAAATTATAGCCCAGGCCGGCGGATTGGCAGACCATGCTATGTTTATCCCGGCTATGCTGCTTATTCTGCTGGGTGCTTTCACGAAATCTGCCCAGTTTCCTTTCCATATCTGGCTGCCTGACGCGATGGAAGCGCCGACTCCGGTCAGTGCCTATCTTCACTCAGCTACTATGGTTAAAGCCGGGATCTATCTGGTGGCCAGGCTCACTCCGTTATTTGCAGGGCAAGCCGAATGGTTCTGGATTGTCTCGCTGACGGGTCTGGTCACTCTGATCTACGGATCATTTAAAGCTATCCGCCAAACCGATCTCAAGGCTTTGCTGGCTTACTCGACTATCAGTCAATTGGGACTGATTATGTCTCTCCTGGGGCTCGGCTCTGCTGCAGCCTTCTTTACCGGAACTGGAGAAGCTGCCTTCTATACTATGGCTACGACAGCTGCAGTCTTCCACCTTATCAACCATGCCGTTTTCAAAGGCAGTCTGTTTATGGTTGTAGGCATAATTGACCATGAGACAGGAACCCGTGATCTCCGCAAGCTGGGAGGACTGATGTCGCTGATGCCGGTTACCTTTTCCATTGCGGTTATCGGGACCTTCTCCATGGCGGGCCTGCCGCCGTTCAGCGGATTCCTTAGTAAAGAAATGTTTTTTACATCCGTTCTGAATATCCGCGGGTTTGATATCCTCAGTTCGGCTTACTGGATACAGCTCTTTCCCGTTATCGCCTGGATTGCCAGTGTTTTTACCTTTGTATACAGCATGATTTTCGTCTTCAAAGCTTTTGGCGGCAAGCTCCGGCAGGAGAAGCTGGATAAAGTTCCGCACGAGGCCCCGCTTGGGCTTTTACTGTCCCCGGTGATTTTAATTTCACTGGCTGTCGTGTTTGCCTTCTTCCCGGGGCTCGTATCAGATCCGCTGATTAAACCGGCGCTTGCTTCAATCCATACCGGGCTGCTTGGTTCAGGCGAAGCCTTTAAAGTATCCATTCATTTCTGGCATGGCTTTACTCCGGAAATTTTTATGACTTTAGGCGTAATTGCTGCCGGAATCCTGTTATTTATAGGCTACAGCCGCCTTAAGGTGCAGGATCGTGAAGCACCTGGACGCAACATTCTCAACAGGGTCTATGATGGATCCCTGCTACTGCTTGAACGTGGTTCAAAACGTATGACTGATGCTTACATGACAGGCTCCAACCGTCATTATCTGCTGTACATTTTCAGCTTTTTGGTAGTCTCTCTGCTGGCTGTTCTGCTGTCGGAGCAGGGAGTACACTTCGGAATGGGGCAATATGCCGATTTATCCTTTTATGAAACAGCCGTAGTAGCGGTGATGCTTCTGGCGGCATTTGCCGTGCCTTTTGCCAAGTCGCGCGTTAATGCCATTCTGTTCACCGGCGGGACCGGTTATATGGTCACACTTCTGTTTGTACTCTTCCGGGCACCCGACCTTGCGCTTACACAGATGATCATAGAGACCGTATCTGTCATACTGTTCCTGCTCTGCTTCCGGTATCTGCCGAAGCTGAAGCAGCAAAAGGAGCCTTTGCGCTTCAAGCTGCCTAATCTGATTATTGCGCTGGGAGGCGGTATTACAGTAACGCTGATAGCCCTTGCTGCTATGGGCAGCAGCCCCTTTGAGCCGATCTCGGAATATTTTCTGAAGGAGAGCTACAGCTCGGCCGGAGGAAAAAATGTCGTCAACGTCATCCTGGTGGATTTCCGCGGATTTGATACCTTGTTCGAGATTATGGTACTTGGTATTGCTTCACTGTCCATCTTTGGTCTGATCCAGCTGAAAATGGACCCTGTTGCTCTTCGGCAGCCGGACATTAAAAACGCCTCTGCGCGGCAGCTGCGGAGTAATGATGTGATTTTGCAGACGATGTCCAAGGGGATTGTCCTTATTATTATTGTTTTCTCATTCTATTTGTTCTTTGCAGGCCACAATCATCCGGGAGGCGGCTTTATCGGTGCGCTCATGACTTCTGCGGCGCTTGTCCTGATGACGATCGCTTTCGGAATGGATCAGGTCCGCAAGGCTCTTCCTGTAAATTACCGTCTTCTTACAGCAACCGGCTTGCTGCTGGCCATTCTTACCGCATCGGGCTCCTTTCTGTTTGGAGCACCTTTTCTGAGCCATGCCTTCGGGCACTTTGATTTGCCTCTGCTCGGAGATACGGAGCTTGCAACAGCGGTCCTCTTTGA
Proteins encoded:
- a CDS encoding Na+/H+ antiporter subunit A; protein product: MLFTIILLPFLLALLLLLINKSSRFHLGWLVLPLPAALFIYFLTKIPPVQAGQLLKDSYSWMPSFGVDLTMILDGLSLLFVLLITGMGTLVILYSIYYLNKQTEGIRQFYVYLLLFMGAMLGVVLSDNLIVLYGFWELTSISSFLLIAFWHRREKSSYGALKSMLITVFGGLAMFAGFNLLYVMTGTYSIREIIAQAGGLADHAMFIPAMLLILLGAFTKSAQFPFHIWLPDAMEAPTPVSAYLHSATMVKAGIYLVARLTPLFAGQAEWFWIVSLTGLVTLIYGSFKAIRQTDLKALLAYSTISQLGLIMSLLGLGSAAAFFTGTGEAAFYTMATTAAVFHLINHAVFKGSLFMVVGIIDHETGTRDLRKLGGLMSLMPVTFSIAVIGTFSMAGLPPFSGFLSKEMFFTSVLNIRGFDILSSAYWIQLFPVIAWIASVFTFVYSMIFVFKAFGGKLRQEKLDKVPHEAPLGLLLSPVILISLAVVFAFFPGLVSDPLIKPALASIHTGLLGSGEAFKVSIHFWHGFTPEIFMTLGVIAAGILLFIGYSRLKVQDREAPGRNILNRVYDGSLLLLERGSKRMTDAYMTGSNRHYLLYIFSFLVVSLLAVLLSEQGVHFGMGQYADLSFYETAVVAVMLLAAFAVPFAKSRVNAILFTGGTGYMVTLLFVLFRAPDLALTQMIIETVSVILFLLCFRYLPKLKQQKEPLRFKLPNLIIALGGGITVTLIALAAMGSSPFEPISEYFLKESYSSAGGKNVVNVILVDFRGFDTLFEIMVLGIASLSIFGLIQLKMDPVALRQPDIKNASARQLRSNDVILQTMSKGIVLIIIVFSFYLFFAGHNHPGGGFIGALMTSAALVLMTIAFGMDQVRKALPVNYRLLTATGLLLAILTASGSFLFGAPFLSHAFGHFDLPLLGDTELATAVLFDLGVYLAVVGVTMNIILSIGGDKQWSS
- a CDS encoding universal stress protein, which translates into the protein MEISKESIMVCVHYGPHGQRLIQRGSQLAGLLQAPLIVLTVGALGDNEYNREKQQYLSGWKSLTEAAGGQFVIRDGNGKSVSEVIADTARENRITQIIIGQSGQTFWEGLTRGNFINDLLELLGPIDLHIVAVQRYPELLEQTHERGVKAYLALSKDRYVLAESAEDSNVNVLKGVFFRELHTDFNTGLFKIVTDGEAQYLRIVQNEWVKPH
- a CDS encoding glycoside hydrolase family 88/105 protein; the protein is MTEKTALTPIGWGEKACEALMHEFEPEQLPPNYFHYHQGVFLSGMEKVWQQTGERKYFDYIKRWVDSQVQPDGSIKEFHREQLDDIQPGVLLFNLYKETGDERYKKALFTLVPLLKSWEVNEEGGFWHKGHYPNQMWLDGLYMAGPIAAMFAKTFDQPEYTDMMTFQALLVHEHTYDEATGLLFHGWDASKKAAWADPVTGRAPEFWGRAIGWYPVALLEMFEYMPEDHKDKTRLAEITKDLLIALTKFQDPATGLWYQVTDKTDRPDNWLENSCTALYVHAIAKAVRFGYLDESYMEYAWKGYQGVIDTLKFDDEGYVRIGNICIGTGIGGYEHYIARPTSENDLHGVGGFLLMCAEMNLAEAKS
- a CDS encoding helix-turn-helix domain-containing protein → MSELKFSSLDGAFELTHRQAESHNMPVFHLHSTYEIYYLLSGKREFFIRDRTMEIQEGEVMIVSPHVLHRTTNAAEPQHERLIVNIRRDLMLPGGEGGREVFAPLLGTDYRIVRCSMQERLYTDELARRIIGEVQRGEPGFELFVLTLIQQLILFSCRRMTGDDEEPAEYPSPMHERMSGVVRYINENYMEKLSLQLLAERFFISPYYLSVCFKKATGFTFVEYVNSVRVKESIRLLAETGLPAHLIARKVGFGSVSHFGRVFRQVTGQPPLFYRKLP